A region of the Pseudomonas asiatica genome:
GGCCAGTGAAGGTGAACAGCAGGCCCAGGGCAATGGTGGTCAGGCCGAGGATCAGGTTCAGCTTGTGCTGGCCGGCGAACTGTACCGGTGCGCCCTGGAACAGGCGGAACTTGTACTTGCCCGACAGCTTGCCGAAGGCGATCACCGAGCCGGAGAAGGTAATGGCACCGATGGCTGCGCCGAGGAACAGCTCCAGGCGGTTGCCGGTGGGGATCGGGTCGCTCATGGCGGCAACGATGCCCATCGATTGCGGTTCCAGCACCGCGGCGATGGCGATGAACACCGCTGCCAGGCCGATCATGCTGTGCATGAAGGCGACCAGTTCCGGCATCTTGGTCATCTCGACGCGCTTGGCCATGATCGAGCCGGCGGTGCCGCCGACCAGCAGGCCAACGAGGACGTAGCCGATGCCGGCGGTGGCAAGCTCGGCCCCGAGCTTATAAATGAGGCCGACCGTAGTGACGATGGCGATACCCATGCCGATCATGCCGAACAGGTTGCCGCGCCGCGAGGTAGTCGGGTGCGACAGGCCCTTGAGCGCCTGGATGAAGCACACCGAGGCGACGAGGTAGAGGAGCGTTACCAGATTCATGCTCATGCTTACTTCTGCGCCTCGTTCTTGGTTTTCTTCTTGAACATCTCAAGCATGCGACGGGTGACCAGGAAGCCACCGAACACGTTGACCGCGGCCAGGGCCACCGCCAGGGTGCCCATCAGCTTGCCGGCCGGGGTCACCGTCAGGGCGGCGGCCAGCATGGCGCCGACGATGACGATCGCGGAGATGGCGTTGGTCACGGCCATCAGCGGCGTGTGCAGTGCCGGGGTGACGTTCCACACCACGTGGTAGCCCACATAGATGGCCAGCACGAAGATGATCAGGTTGTAGATGCCATGGGAAATCAGCATGTCTTCCATTGTCGTGCTCCTTAGCCGTTCTTGCGGACGACCTGACCATCACGGCACATCAGGCAGGCCGCGACGATGTCGTCTTCGAGGTTGATGACCAGCGCGCCGTCCTTGTCGAACAGCAGCTTCATGAAGTCCAGCAGGTTGCGTGCATACAGTGCCGAGGCATCGGCGCCCACCTGGGCCGGCAGGTTGGTCGGGCCGACGATGATCACGCCGTTCTCCTGTACCACCTGGTCGGCGACGGTCAGTGGGCAGTTGCCGCCTTGGGCTGCTGCTAGGTCGATGACCACCGAGCCGGGCTTCATCTGCGCGACGGTTTCGGCGCTGAGCAGGGTCGGCGCCTTGCGCCCCGGGATAAGCGCAGTGGTAATGACGATATCCGCCTGCTTGGCGCGCTCGTGCACGGCCTGGGCCTGGCGTTGCATCCAGCTGGCCGGCATAGGCCGGGCGTAACCGCCGACACCTTCGGCGCACTCGCGTTCTTCATCGGTTTCGTAGGGTACGTCGATGAACTTGGCGCCCAGCGACTCGATCTGCTCCTTCACGGCCGGGCGTACGTCGGACGCCTCGATCACTGCGCCCAGGCGCTTGGCCGTGGCAATGGCCTGCAGGCCGGCAACGCCCGCGCCCAGGATCAGCACGCGTGCGGCCTTGACGGTACCGGCGGCGGTCATGAGCATGGGCATGAAGCGTGGGTAGTGATGGGCAGCCAGCAACACCGCCTTGTAACCGGCGATGTTGGCCTGCGACGACAGCACGTCCAGGCTCTGCGCCCGCGAAGTGCGCGGCGCGGCTTCCAGGGCGAACGCGGTAATGCCGCGCTCGGCCATCTTGCCGATCAGCTCGCTGTTGAAGGGGTTGAGCATGCCCACCAGGAGGCTGCCACTGTTGATCAGGGCCAGTTCCTGGTCGTTGGGAGCGACCACTTTGAGCACCAATTGGGCGCCGTAGGCATCGGCTGCACTCCCCAGGGAAGCACCCACGGCCTCATAGGCACTGTCCGGAATGCTGGCATTGAGCCCTGCCCCCCGTTGGACGGTGACCTGATGGCCCTGGCCAATCAGTTTCTTGATGGTTTCCGGGGTCGCAGCGACCCTTGTCTCACCGGTCTGCGTCTCGAGAGGAACACCAATGTGCACGACTATTTCTCCTGCGGTGACCTTTTTGTCTTTTTAAAAGCCAGCGCACTTCGGATGGTGCGCTGGGGCGGCTGTGGAGCGCCGACCCGCCGAATCCCGGGCGGGCGAAGCATTTTGCAGACGAAGCCAGAGGCCTTCAACCGGTTCTGGAGCGAAACGAAGTCAAAACTACAAGTCACCCTGTGACCGTATGTCGCAACGGTCAGGCTGCAGCCTGTCAAACATGGGCTATTGGCAGATTAGGAGAAAAAAACAAAAATTTTGCGGTCAATTCGCTTACGGCTTGGTGAATGTCGCAAAATAACCCGCAAAGCCGCGCCGTAAGCAGGGTTAAAGCGGATTTTTGCACCCTGCATAACAGTTTATGTAGATGCGACAAATACATATATCTGTAGGCGTTCAATATAATTGACTACGGAGTCAATTTGTCGCGCTTGCCTACGTCTTCGCCGTATACGCCTGAGCCTGGCTCACCAGCCAGTCGCGGAAGGCGCGCAGCGAAGCCGACTCCACCTTGCGCTCCGGAATCATCAGATAGTAGGCCTTGTCACTACTCAGGGCATGCCTGTTAGCGACCACCAACCTACCCTCCTCCAACTCCCGCTGGATCAGGAACGGCGGAATCAGCGCGATGCCCATCTCATGCATGGCCGCCTGGGCGAGCATCGAGAATAGTTCATAGCGCGGGCCTGTCATGTCGCGTTCCACATTCATGCCGACACTGCCGAACCATTGCCGCCAGGCATAGGGACGCGTGCTCTGCTGCAGCAGTGGCAGTTGGGCAATACGCTGCGCGTCGAGTGTGCCCTGCCCGCCCAGCAGCGCCGGGCTGCACACCGGTACCGGGTTTTCCCCCATCAGCCGGTGCGACTGGGTGCCGGACCAGTCAGCATCGCCGAAGTAGATAGCGGCATCGAAGGTGGTGTCGGCAAACAGGAATGGCCGGGTGCGGTTGGTGAGGTTGACCGTGACCTCCGGGTGGCGCTGCTGGAAGTCCTTGAGCCGCGGTAGCAGCCATTGGGTGCCGAAGGTGGGCACCACGGCCAGCTCTATCACGTTGGCGCCCTGCTGGCGCATTACCGACAAGGTGTCGCGCTCTACCGCGTCCAGTTGGGCGGCCACCTGGCGGCTGTAGGAAAGGCCGGCTTCGGTCAGTTTCACGCCGCGGCGCGAGCGGCGGAACAGTTCCACATTGAGGAAGGCTTCCAGGCCGCCTATCTGCCGACAGACAGCACCCTGGGTCAGGGCGAGTTCCTGGGCGGCCTTGGTAAAGCTCTCGTTGCGCGCCGCCGCCTCGAAGCAGACCAGGGCGGCGGTACTGGGGATCTTGCGGCGCATGTACGTCAACCTCACTCGTAAGGCTGTAAATATGGTGTTTTGCCGATTTACGAAGTGACAAATTATCACTAATTGGTGCGCAATCCTCGTTTGTCCCGGCGGCCGATCAGGCCTAGGCTCAAAGGCACAAGAAACTGCCCACTATTTCGAGGATTTCGCTCATGGCCGGTAAAGCAAGCTTCAACTGGATCGACCCGCTGCTGCTTGATCAGCAGCTCACTGAAGAAGAGCGCATGGTGCGTGACAGCGCTTATCAGTTCGCCCAGGACAAGCTGGCCCCGCGTGTGCTCGAGGCCTTCCGTCATGAACAGACCGACCCGGCAATCTTCCGTGAAATGGGTGAGGTCGGGTTGCTGGGCGCCACCATTCCCGAGCAATACGGTGGCAGTGGCCTGAACTACGTGTGCTACGGCCTGATTGCTCGCGAGGTAGAGCGCATCGACTCGGGTTACCGCTCGATGATGAGCGTGCAGTCGTCGCTGGTGATGGTGCCAATTAACGAGTTCGGTACCGAGGCACAAAAGCAGAAGTACCTGCCCAAGCTGGCCAGCGGCGAGTGGATCGGTTGCTTCGGCCTGACCGAGCCCAACCATGGTTCCGACCCGGGTTCGATGATCACCCGTGCCCGGAAGGTCGACGGCGGCTACCGCCTGACCGGCAGCAAGATGTGGATCACCAACAGCCCGATCGCCGATGTATTCGTGGTATGGGCCAAGGACGATGCGGGTGATATCCGCGGCTTTGTTCTGGAAAAGGGTTGGCAAGGTCTCAGTGCGCCGGCGATTCACGGCAAGGTTGGCCTGCGCGCCTCGATCACTGGCGAAATCGTCATGGACAACGTGTTCGTGCCGGAGGAAAACATCTTCCCGGAGGTGCGCGGCCTCAAAGGTCCGTTCACCTGCCTGAACTCCGCCCGCTATGGCATCTCGTGGGGTGCGCTGGGCGCTGCGGAAGCCTGCTGGCACACCGCGCGTCAGTACACCCTGGACCGTCAGCAATTCGGTCGCCCTTTGGCTGCCAACCAGTTGATCCAGAAGAAGCTGGCCGACATGCAGACCGAGATCACCCTGGCACTGCAGGGCTGCCTGCGTCTGGGGCGGATGAAGGACGAAGGCACGGCTGCAGTGGAGATCACGTCGATCATGAAGCGCAACTCCTGTGGCAAGGCACTGGATATTGCCCGCATGGCGCGTGACATGCTGGGTGGCAATGGCATTTCCGATGAATTCGGCGTGGCTCGTCACCTGGTCAACCTGGAGGTGGTCAACACCTATGAAGGTACTCACGATGTGCATGCACTGATCCTGGGGCGTGCGCAGACCGGCATCCAGGCCTTCTATTGATAAGGAGCCAGCCCATGGGCGCGCTATCACATCTGCGGGTGCTGGACCTTTCTCGCGTGTTGGCCGGCCCATGGTCTGGCCAGATTCTCGCTGACCTTGGTGCCGATGTGATCAAGGTCGAGCGCCCTGGCAGTGGTGACGATACCCGCTCGTGGGGGCCGCCCTTCCTCAAGGATGCCGAGGGTGAGAACACCAGTGAGGCGGCCTATTACCTGTCGGCCAACCGCAACAAGCGCTCGGTTACCATCGACTTCACACAGGCCGAGGGGCAGCGCCTGGTACGTGAGTTGGCGGCGAAGTCCGATATCGTCATCGAAAACTTCAAGGTTGGTGGGTTGGCTGCCTATGGCCTGGACTACCAGAGCCTGAAGGCGATCAACCCGCGGCTTATCTATTGTTCCATCACCGGGTTCGGCCAGACCGGGCCTTATGCCAGGCGTGCGGGTTATGACTTCATGATCCAGGGGTTGGGCGGGCTGATGAGCCTGACCGGCCGCCCGGAAGGTGAAGAAGGTGCGGGGCCGGTCAAGGTAGGGGTGGCGCTGACCGACATCCTTACCGGGTTGTATTCCACGGTGGCGATCCTCGCTGCCCTCGCCCATCGCGAGCAGACCGGGGTGGGCCAGCATATCGACATGGCGTTGCTCGATGTGCAGGTGGCCTGCCTGGCGAACCAGGCGATGAACTACCTGACCACGGGCAACCCACCTCGTCGCCTGGGTAATGCGCACCCCAATATCGTGCCTTATCAGGATTTTCCGACGGCGGATGGCGACTTCATCCTTACCGTGGGCAACGATAGCCAGTTCCGCAAGTTCGCCGAGGTGGCCGGGCAGCCGCAGTGGGCGGACGACCCGCGTTTCGTTACCAACAAGCTGCGGGTTGCCAACCGGGCCGAGCTGATTCCTTTGATCCGCCAGGCCACGGTGTTCAAGACCACGGCGGAGTGGGTGAGCCAACTGGAGGCTGCAGGGGTGCCGTGCGGGCCTATCAATGACTTGGCGCAGATGTTCCAGGACCCGCAGGTTCTGGCGCGCGGATTGGCGGTGAGCATTCCGCATCCGTTGGCGGGGAGTGTGCCGCAGGTGGCGAGCCCGATACGGTTGTCGGAGACGCCGGTTGAGTACCGTCGGGCGCCGCCGTTGCTGGGTGAACATACCGAGGTGGTGCTGGAGGATGTATTGGGGCTGGATGCCGGTGAGGTGCAGCGGCTGCGCAGCACCGGTGTGCTTTAAGGGCGTTTGGCCTTGGTGAAAAGCGGGGAGGCCGTCAGGCCTCCCCGCTTTGCTTTTCAGCGATATCAGGGTTTCTTGAAATTAAAGGTTGACGCGGTTTCGAATCCCCTTATAATGCGCCCCACTTCTGACGTAGTCGAAGCGCAAAACTTCTTGTAAATCAATTAGTTAGGCAATTCAGGTAGTATCAGGAGTGCTTCGGTCGAATGATCGGCAGCGGTTGAGATGATGGTTGACAGCGCTTCTAAACGCTGTATGATTCGCCTCCCGCTACGAGAGATCGCAGCGAGTCAAGTGTTTGAAGCTAAACGAGTTTCTCGCAAAAAACTTCAAAATAAACGCTTGACAGCAAATGAGGAAAGCGTAGAATGCGCGCCTCGGTTGAGACGAAAAGCTCTTAACCAAACGCTCTTTAACAAATCGAATCAAGCAATTCGTGTGGGTGCTTGTGAGTACGGACTGATAGTCACAAAGATTATCAGCATCACAAGTGGCCATGCGAGAAATCACATAGTCATTTGAGATTGCTGAGCCAAGTTTAGGGTTTCTTAAAAACCCAAGCAGTATTGAACTGAAGAGTTTGATCATGGCTCAGATTGAACGCTGGCGGCAGGCCTAACACATGCAAGTCGAGCGGATGACGGGAGCTTGCTCCTTGATTCAGCGGCGGACGGGTGAGTAATGCCTAGGAATCTGCCTGGTAGTGGGGGACAACGTTTCGAAAGGAACGCTAATACCGCATACGTCCTACGGGAGAAAGCAGGGGACCTTCGGGCCTTGCGCTATCAGATGAGCCTAGGTCGGATTAGCTAGTTGGTGGGGTAATGGCTCACCAAGGCGACGATCCGTAACTGGTCTGAGAGGATGATCAGTCACACTGGAACTGAGACACGGTCCAGACTCCTACGGGAGGCAGCAGTGGGGAATATTGGACAATGGGCGAAAGCCTGATCCAGCCATGCCGCGTGTGTGAAGAAGGTCTTCGGATTGTAAAGCACTTTAAGTTGGGAGGAAGGGCAGTAAGTTAATACCTTGCTGTTTTGACGTTACCGACAGAATAAGCACCGGCTAACTCTGTGCCAGCAGCCGCGGTAATACAGAGGGTGCAAGCGTTAATCGGAATTACTGGGCGTAAAGCGCGCGTAGGTGGTTCGTTAAGTTGGATGTGAAAGCCCCGGGCTCAACCTGGGAACTGCATCCAAAACTGGCGAGCTAGAGTACGGTAGAGGGTGGTGGAATTTCCTGTGTAGCGGTGAAATGCGTAGATATAGGAAGGAACACCAGTGG
Encoded here:
- a CDS encoding NAD(P) transhydrogenase subunit alpha; the protein is MEDMLISHGIYNLIIFVLAIYVGYHVVWNVTPALHTPLMAVTNAISAIVIVGAMLAAALTVTPAGKLMGTLAVALAAVNVFGGFLVTRRMLEMFKKKTKNEAQK
- a CDS encoding Re/Si-specific NAD(P)(+) transhydrogenase subunit alpha, with translation MHIGVPLETQTGETRVAATPETIKKLIGQGHQVTVQRGAGLNASIPDSAYEAVGASLGSAADAYGAQLVLKVVAPNDQELALINSGSLLVGMLNPFNSELIGKMAERGITAFALEAAPRTSRAQSLDVLSSQANIAGYKAVLLAAHHYPRFMPMLMTAAGTVKAARVLILGAGVAGLQAIATAKRLGAVIEASDVRPAVKEQIESLGAKFIDVPYETDEERECAEGVGGYARPMPASWMQRQAQAVHERAKQADIVITTALIPGRKAPTLLSAETVAQMKPGSVVIDLAAAQGGNCPLTVADQVVQENGVIIVGPTNLPAQVGADASALYARNLLDFMKLLFDKDGALVINLEDDIVAACLMCRDGQVVRKNG
- a CDS encoding LysR family transcriptional regulator, encoding MRRKIPSTAALVCFEAAARNESFTKAAQELALTQGAVCRQIGGLEAFLNVELFRRSRRGVKLTEAGLSYSRQVAAQLDAVERDTLSVMRQQGANVIELAVVPTFGTQWLLPRLKDFQQRHPEVTVNLTNRTRPFLFADTTFDAAIYFGDADWSGTQSHRLMGENPVPVCSPALLGGQGTLDAQRIAQLPLLQQSTRPYAWRQWFGSVGMNVERDMTGPRYELFSMLAQAAMHEMGIALIPPFLIQRELEEGRLVVANRHALSSDKAYYLMIPERKVESASLRAFRDWLVSQAQAYTAKT
- a CDS encoding acyl-CoA dehydrogenase, which translates into the protein MAGKASFNWIDPLLLDQQLTEEERMVRDSAYQFAQDKLAPRVLEAFRHEQTDPAIFREMGEVGLLGATIPEQYGGSGLNYVCYGLIAREVERIDSGYRSMMSVQSSLVMVPINEFGTEAQKQKYLPKLASGEWIGCFGLTEPNHGSDPGSMITRARKVDGGYRLTGSKMWITNSPIADVFVVWAKDDAGDIRGFVLEKGWQGLSAPAIHGKVGLRASITGEIVMDNVFVPEENIFPEVRGLKGPFTCLNSARYGISWGALGAAEACWHTARQYTLDRQQFGRPLAANQLIQKKLADMQTEITLALQGCLRLGRMKDEGTAAVEITSIMKRNSCGKALDIARMARDMLGGNGISDEFGVARHLVNLEVVNTYEGTHDVHALILGRAQTGIQAFY
- a CDS encoding CaiB/BaiF CoA transferase family protein, whose amino-acid sequence is MGALSHLRVLDLSRVLAGPWSGQILADLGADVIKVERPGSGDDTRSWGPPFLKDAEGENTSEAAYYLSANRNKRSVTIDFTQAEGQRLVRELAAKSDIVIENFKVGGLAAYGLDYQSLKAINPRLIYCSITGFGQTGPYARRAGYDFMIQGLGGLMSLTGRPEGEEGAGPVKVGVALTDILTGLYSTVAILAALAHREQTGVGQHIDMALLDVQVACLANQAMNYLTTGNPPRRLGNAHPNIVPYQDFPTADGDFILTVGNDSQFRKFAEVAGQPQWADDPRFVTNKLRVANRAELIPLIRQATVFKTTAEWVSQLEAAGVPCGPINDLAQMFQDPQVLARGLAVSIPHPLAGSVPQVASPIRLSETPVEYRRAPPLLGEHTEVVLEDVLGLDAGEVQRLRSTGVL